From the Streptomyces sp. KMM 9044 genome, one window contains:
- the sigK gene encoding ECF RNA polymerase sigma factor SigK: MARVALGDEDAFAGVYGTVAGPVLGVVRAVLRDQVQSEEVTQEVLVEVWGTAPRYRPDRGTAVNRILALAHRRAVDRVRSVDAAAQDHKAALLDRLPEYDEVAEHVEARLEREQVRRCLRTLTGLQRQAVTLAYYRGPTYREVAEALALPLGTVETRLRDGLMRLRDCLGVTA, from the coding sequence GTGGCCCGGGTGGCTCTGGGGGACGAGGACGCGTTCGCCGGGGTCTACGGCACCGTGGCGGGGCCGGTGCTGGGTGTCGTGCGTGCCGTGCTGCGCGATCAGGTGCAGTCTGAGGAAGTGACGCAGGAGGTGCTGGTGGAGGTGTGGGGGACCGCTCCCCGTTACCGCCCCGACCGCGGGACGGCCGTCAACCGGATCCTCGCCCTGGCGCACCGCCGGGCCGTGGACCGGGTGCGGTCGGTGGACGCCGCCGCCCAGGACCACAAGGCGGCACTGCTGGACCGGCTTCCCGAGTACGACGAGGTGGCCGAGCACGTCGAGGCACGCCTGGAGCGGGAACAGGTACGGCGCTGTCTGCGCACGCTGACCGGACTCCAGCGCCAGGCCGTCACCCTCGCGTACTACCGGGGGCCGACCTACCGCGAGGTGGCGGAGGCACTGGCGCTTCCGCTGGGGACCGTCGAGACCCGACTGCGTGACGGACTCATGCGGCTGCGCGACTGCCTGGGGGTGACCGCGTGA
- a CDS encoding acyltransferase family protein, with translation MSNDVSNAVAQARSPLPGPAAKPGAGTTAGDGPRDAFFDNAKYLLIVLVAVGHAWELVESTRATKALYILVYTFHMPAFIVISGYLSRSFAGRPRQIGRLLSGIVVPYVVFETAYSLFRRYAADEPDFAISLLDPFLLTWFLAALLIWRLTTPLWQQLRHPLAVALAIAVLASVTPGIGEDLNLQRVLQFLPFFVLGLCLKPEHFRLLGRRAIRMLAVPVFAGALAFAYWAATRMRNEWFFRRSSAQEIGEPWWTGAVMTLALFGCSLLLTAAFLAWVPRRRMWFTVLGAGTICGYLLHGFLIKGAKYSGFIDAHDWLHDPAGKIVLTLVVAVAVTLMCTPPVRRVLRPVTEPDLSWALRRDPAERPAKG, from the coding sequence TTGTCGAACGACGTATCGAATGCCGTCGCGCAGGCCCGTTCCCCGCTCCCGGGGCCGGCCGCGAAGCCGGGGGCCGGTACCACTGCCGGCGATGGCCCACGTGACGCGTTCTTCGACAACGCGAAGTACCTGCTGATCGTCCTGGTGGCCGTGGGGCACGCCTGGGAGCTCGTGGAGAGCACGCGCGCCACCAAGGCGCTGTACATCCTCGTCTACACCTTCCACATGCCGGCGTTCATCGTCATCTCCGGCTACCTGTCGCGCAGCTTCGCCGGCCGCCCCCGCCAGATCGGGCGTCTGCTCAGCGGCATCGTGGTTCCGTACGTGGTCTTCGAGACCGCCTACTCCCTGTTCCGGCGCTACGCCGCCGACGAACCCGACTTCGCCATCAGCCTGCTCGACCCCTTCCTGCTCACCTGGTTCCTGGCCGCGCTGCTCATCTGGCGGCTCACCACGCCCCTGTGGCAGCAACTGCGTCATCCCCTCGCCGTCGCCCTGGCCATCGCGGTGCTCGCCTCCGTCACCCCCGGCATCGGCGAGGACCTCAACCTCCAACGGGTCCTGCAGTTCCTCCCGTTCTTCGTGCTCGGCCTGTGCCTGAAGCCCGAGCACTTCCGGCTCCTGGGCCGCCGTGCGATCAGGATGCTGGCGGTCCCCGTCTTCGCCGGTGCGCTCGCCTTCGCGTACTGGGCGGCCACCCGCATGCGCAACGAGTGGTTCTTCCGCCGCTCCAGCGCGCAGGAGATCGGGGAACCGTGGTGGACCGGCGCGGTCATGACCCTCGCACTGTTCGGCTGCTCCCTGCTGCTGACGGCCGCCTTCCTGGCCTGGGTCCCGCGTCGGCGCATGTGGTTCACGGTGCTCGGCGCCGGCACCATCTGCGGGTACCTGCTCCACGGCTTCCTGATCAAGGGCGCCAAGTACTCGGGCTTCATCGACGCCCACGACTGGCTGCACGACCCCGCCGGGAAGATCGTCCTCACCCTCGTCGTGGCCGTCGCCGTCACCCTGATGTGCACTCCGCCGGTGCGTCGTGTCCTTCGTCCGGTGACGGAGCCGGACCTGTCCTGGGCCCTTCGCCGGGACCCGGCCGAACGCCCGGCCAAGGGCTGA
- a CDS encoding anti-sigma factor: protein MTATDPHRLTGAYALHALSDEENTAFERHLTDCEPCAQETEELGSTAARLGLAVATTSPRALREQVLRRISTVRQQAPGTCTRPLPVRAGLRARTLSRWAFAACLAAAATLGGTAVWQHQRAEDARDRARRAVQAADGIAAVLAAPDAKTLAAGLGDGATGTVVVSRGQDRAVFVASGTARPPDGKVYPLWFDDGGTMRSAGLLDPGRSDQAVLMRGAVDGASGMGITVEPGGGSEQPTSDPVALMSLPA from the coding sequence GTGACGGCCACCGATCCGCACCGGCTGACGGGCGCCTACGCCCTGCACGCGTTGTCCGACGAGGAGAACACCGCGTTCGAGCGGCACCTGACGGACTGCGAACCGTGCGCGCAGGAGACGGAAGAACTGGGCTCGACCGCGGCGCGCCTGGGCCTCGCCGTCGCCACGACATCCCCGCGGGCCCTGCGCGAGCAGGTGTTGCGCCGGATCTCCACGGTCCGCCAGCAGGCGCCCGGTACGTGTACCCGTCCCCTTCCCGTCCGGGCCGGCCTGCGGGCCCGGACGCTGTCCAGGTGGGCGTTCGCCGCCTGTCTCGCGGCGGCCGCGACGCTCGGCGGGACGGCGGTGTGGCAGCACCAGCGGGCCGAGGACGCACGCGACCGGGCGCGTCGCGCCGTGCAGGCGGCGGACGGGATCGCCGCGGTACTGGCCGCGCCGGACGCCAAGACCCTGGCGGCCGGGCTGGGCGACGGCGCCACCGGTACCGTCGTCGTCTCCCGCGGCCAGGACAGGGCCGTGTTCGTCGCCTCCGGGACGGCCCGCCCACCCGACGGGAAGGTCTACCCGCTGTGGTTCGACGACGGCGGCACCATGCGGTCGGCCGGTCTGCTGGACCCCGGCCGCAGCGACCAGGCCGTCCTCATGCGGGGCGCGGTCGACGGAGCGTCGGGCATGGGCATCACCGTCGAACCCGGCGGCGGCTCGGAGCAGCCCACCAGCGACCCCGTCGCCCTGATGTCCCTGCCCGCCTGA